The following nucleotide sequence is from Fundulus heteroclitus isolate FHET01 chromosome 24, MU-UCD_Fhet_4.1, whole genome shotgun sequence.
TCCTTTAATTATGTGATTAGCGACAAGCCATTTCTCCTTTGTAACGATGCGAACTTTGTCATTTATGTTGTAAAAAACGTTCAGTTTagtctttgctttaaaagaaaatgtaggtTGGGTCCCATTGGGACCCCCGGTGTTTCTCACAGCCCACGGGGTGCTGTCCCTTTTTAATGTCAAACAGCTGAAAGGTTAGCTTCACTGACGCTTGGTGTGAACTTTGGAAAGCCAGCTGACATATTACTCAGCTGCCTGAACATCAGTGGCAGAGCGTCATGAGTCTGTCAAAGTGCATTGTTTTCcgtgcatgtaaaaaaaaaaaaaatgcgctGACTGCGTTCCTTTTGCGCTCTTTCCCTTGCAGAACGCGTCGCCCCGACATCCTTGAGTTGATCTGAAACTAACGCACCATGACCACGCTCCCGTTCGCCGCAGATTTCAACGCCTCCTTCTCCACGTCGGCTTCGTTCGTGGCGGCTTGGACGTCGGGCGTGCCGCCATCTTTCTCCTCCCCGACGTCGGTGGCCGGGAACGGGTCAAGCTGTACGTTCGACAGCGGCTCCCGCCGCCTGCCGCTGGCCGTTTTCTACTCGCTGTTCGTCGCTCTGGGGCTCACGGGGAACCTGTTCGCCCTGTGGGTCTTCCTCTTCGTGCACTCCCGCCACAACTCGGTGCGGGTCTTCCTCATCAACTGCGCCGCGGCCGACGTGGTGCTCCTGGCGTGTCTGCCCTTCAGGGTGCACTATCACCTCAGCGGGGACAAGTGGGTGCTGGGCGCCGTGGCCTGCAGGCTGGTGGGGAACGCCTTTTACATCAACATGTACATCAGCATAATGCTGCTGGGCCTCATCAGCATGGACAGGTACGTGAGGATGAGGGGGAGGGGCAGACGGCGGCGCGGCTGGGGCATATGGAGGAAGGTGTGCGGGCACAGGCAGCTGTGGAGCTGGGTGGTGTGTGGAGCCATGTGGGGCATGTCTCTGCTGGGGACCGTCGTCATGGCGACGACcaaggaggacgaggaggacgtGGGGAGATGCTTCCACTACAAGCAGCGGCGCGGCGTCTGGTGGAAGGCCTTGATGAACGCCTTCCTGGTGCTGCTCTTCTGGCTCGTCTTCGTCATGCTGGTCGTCTCCTACGCCAAGATCGcctcccagctgctgcagctgtcgCGCAAGAAGCCGGAGCTTCCCAACGCGCAGCGCTACAAGAAGACGGCCAAGAAGTCCTTCTTCGTGCTCTTCCTGTTCACCGTCTGCTTCGGGCCGTACCACGTCTTCCGCCCCGTCTACATCCTGTCCCAGGTCGGCGAGAACCCGCCCTGCGAGTACCTGCAGATGGTCGACCAGACCAACGAGCTCCTGCTCCTGTTGTCCACCTTCAACAGCTGCTTGGATCCCGTCATGTACTTCTTGCTGTCGGGCTCGGTGCGCCGGACCGCCCTGCAGGTTCTGGGGCACCGCTTCGGCAACCGCTTTCTATTCCTCCAAGACATAACGGTCAACAGCTCCACCATAGAGTACAGGCGGGGGTCGGCGCCCATGGCGCTACCCGACCAAGTCCTCAACAACCCCTCGCTCACACCCAGGACCAGCTTCTGCGTCATCAACTCCAGCCTGCGGCGCACAGGAGCCACTGCGGGTCATCGGTGAGCCCCGGCCCAGGGGAAAACCACGTCAGCCTGAACTCCTTAACTTTTAAATGActagtttgtgtgtttttttccttattaTTCAGCTGTTACAGCATCTGTGTTTATTATGCTGAAAGTTTTTACCCCAGAATGTAGCAATAAAGAGGTGTCTGGATGTCTTTGCAGCTTACAGATAAAGTTGTCtcccatttgtttttattgttactaAATGGATGCAGGCCCAGAAGGTAaaaactctttttaaaaaactaaaattaaaccGCAAGCGGAAGGAAACATTTGACGTTTTGTTGCGTCACGGCGGCAGGTTTAGGTGGATTTTGTTGGGATTTCCTGTGGCAGGCAAACACAAAGTAGCTCAAACTGCtgaagtggagggaaaatgCTGTGACCGCTGTGTTTAAGTCATTATTCTGTTAAAATTACGGctgtaaatcaccagctttacCATGAGATGTTATGTGGGTTTGTTTCCATACGGTTTCGATTAAATTTGATATGACGCGATATCATTCGCCATCTAACGCTACTATTTATGCATCACAACGCACGGACTCAAACGTGGCTGGAGTTGGTCAAATaaccagggttcctacagcataaggcaacaaactttttaagactttttaatgcaacttgaaataaaaagttaagaccagcttcacgataaacaagataaacctggttgcgacaacttcacccaaatgtttattttaacataaaccattactttctggctcagtagacatgttaaagatttttgaaaaacattccatataggaagaaagctcacaaaaactaaacaaaatgatttgattttatttcttacatcaattaaatcaaaaacgGCTTTCttctagttttaaaataataaaggataACCTGATCGCTACAGTGTCATGCCTGgctaatttcaaaataaaggcgtaTTTAAAAAACGGCGGTATgatcaacattttcattttgcgTCGATTTGATTGGATCGTTAATCATTTAGTCGACGCTCCTCTACCAGCTCAGCACATCTACAGACTgacatgtttaaaaacagctcgagctcaatcaaaaaaaaaggtggagagcgtcAAAGCACGTCCGTTTTTAAGTCCTGCCACAGACGCTCTCCGCTGCATTTGCGTCttaactttgactaggccactcagACAGACGCTTTTCAAAGTATTAGATCTGTTGGCTGAAAAGCTCGTTCTGTGGATCGTACGTGAAACAGCAGCACAGACCgagtctcccacctgagctgcggctctctgcagctccctcaGAGTCACCGCTGGCCTCTTCACTGCTCGTCTCAGGGTAGAACAGACCTGGCCAGTTCAGGTGAAATCTGTATTTAGATGCATCTGAACACATTTGTGCCTTGGTGACATTGCTAACAAATTCCTAGTGTATGTTAAATAAACCTTCCTTCACCCCCTTTCACTTCACACTCATGTGCTACTGTGTGTTGCTTATAAATGCTTTAGAGAGGCAGTGAAGTAGAAACCCTGACATCCAAAGAAAGGCGGAAGAAACACCAAATCCTAAATTGAGAGCGGCAGGAAAGGTCTCCCAACACCTCTAACTCTGAAACCGTTGTTTATTTATCTAGCAACCAAAACTACGCAGCGGATGTCAGCAACTCGAGCGAGGCTTTGTAGATCGCCGTCACTTCAGAGCTCCTTGTTCTGGTTATTAAGACGATTCTTCTGAGCGGAGCGTCTGGAGCTACATCTCACCTTTACATCTCGATGAATCACGTTGTTGTCATGGCAGTATCTGAGAGCCTCCAATATCTGCCGCATGTAGTGGCTGCATGGGAGGGAAGCAGAAAGGGAAGTAGAGGGTCTCGTTCAGGGCACCCGCAGGCTTTATTTTAGGAGCGATCACTTCCTGAACTTTGCGTCCTACCTGGCCACAGCTTCACTGTAGACGAAACCCGCGTCGGCTCGCTTCACGATCTCGAAACAGAGGTCTGCGCCATCCATGCTGAGAAAGAGGCAAACACGTCATCAACGCGCAGGAAAGCAAAAGTCAGCGAACGCTTTTCATGACTTAAGCTTCACGCAGCCACAAATCACGACTAACTTTGGAAATCTGAAGTGATGTAATGTTcaataacataagaaatgttttatttttagtttattgtgtgaaatgaaaacagaagGCAAGCTTAGGAAGCAGCCTCCCTTTTTAGGGAAGTGTGAATGTTTGGCTCTCGCAATTTAGCagagattttaaaagaaatttaattccattgatgttttttttagctttcttgtCGAGTTTTCTGAAGGATTTATGAGTTTACACcgtaaataaaaaagaaaagtgggcTTGATTCAGCAAAATTACATGATATGAATatttggaggaaaataaaaacttttcttGAACATGTTCTGCTCAATGTTGTAAGTCACCACGAGCTCCGGCTCACAGATTTGTGCCAAAATATAgagataaaatataattataaacTGATTATTAAGAATTTGATTCAATGCAGCACATTTATTGGGCACTAATTCACAACAAAAGTCAAACTCAAAAGCGTTTTACAATCCAAACAGATCAAATTCGTACAGAAATATCCAATTCTCACAGATGGACGGATTCTAATCTAATTGCACGCATTCTAGTTCAAATTTGCTGTAATGCGATCCAGACAAGGTTGGTGtctaaagttttcttaaaagaGACCAAATATCAGCGTCAGTGGCTTAAACATTACATAATTTCCATAtaaattgctaaaataaaaccttttcaatCATATATAGTTCATCTATTCATAGCACTGCTTAGTTGTGCGTCTAgattttgttgtggtttgctgAGCTTGCCGCCAACTTATTATGTACGGCTTGCTTTATAAAAAGGGAAATGACAAATACCAACTATTTGCCCCGCCGCTGATATAAGGCAGAATGGTTAGTGGCTTTTTATAAGTCTACTTCCTAGATGAGCAGTCATACGTCGTGCAAACACAATTCCAGTAATTAGAACTATTATCTGTAATATGGTCCGGATCGGTATCTGTAATAgcattttttataaaagtttttcCTAGAACTATAACACCTTtagaataaaaggcaaaaaaaataaaaataaaacgtacAATTCAAAGACCATGTAGAGCATGCCGTCGGAGCTGTAGGTCTCCAGCAGCTCCACGATGTGGGGGTGTTTGAGCATGTGGCAGATGCTGGCCTCGCG
It contains:
- the LOC105921524 gene encoding probable G-protein coupled receptor 34; protein product: MTTLPFAADFNASFSTSASFVAAWTSGVPPSFSSPTSVAGNGSSCTFDSGSRRLPLAVFYSLFVALGLTGNLFALWVFLFVHSRHNSVRVFLINCAAADVVLLACLPFRVHYHLSGDKWVLGAVACRLVGNAFYINMYISIMLLGLISMDRYVRMRGRGRRRRGWGIWRKVCGHRQLWSWVVCGAMWGMSLLGTVVMATTKEDEEDVGRCFHYKQRRGVWWKALMNAFLVLLFWLVFVMLVVSYAKIASQLLQLSRKKPELPNAQRYKKTAKKSFFVLFLFTVCFGPYHVFRPVYILSQVGENPPCEYLQMVDQTNELLLLLSTFNSCLDPVMYFLLSGSVRRTALQVLGHRFGNRFLFLQDITVNSSTIEYRRGSAPMALPDQVLNNPSLTPRTSFCVINSSLRRTGATAGHR